A genomic window from Bradyrhizobium lupini includes:
- a CDS encoding branched-chain amino acid ABC transporter permease, producing MNTTIMLFLLQDGITNGAIYALLGLALVLVFAVTRVILIPQGEFVTYGALTYASLAAGQMPGTAKLALALGIGAFAFDLFAARKALHGRLILRSVITNIVLPAIVLALTVYYAAQKPPVAVCIALSLVIVAMIGLFLYRIAFQPLAHTSVLVLLIASVGVHLALQGLGLLFFGAEGQRGPAVLSGSFTTGALRFTGQSITVYGITIAFIVGLWLFFGLTLYGKALRATAVNRLGARLVGIRTTLSGQIAFLLASVIGALSGIMIVPITTLYYDSGFLIGLKGFVAAIIGGLVSYPLTAVAALVVGIVEAFSSFYASNYKEVIVFMLLIPVLLLRSLAAPAVEEEKD from the coding sequence TTGAATACCACCATCATGCTGTTCCTGCTGCAGGACGGCATCACCAATGGCGCAATCTATGCGCTGCTCGGCCTGGCGCTGGTGCTGGTGTTCGCCGTCACCCGCGTCATCCTCATTCCGCAAGGCGAATTCGTCACCTATGGCGCGCTGACCTATGCCTCGCTGGCCGCGGGCCAGATGCCGGGTACGGCGAAACTCGCGCTCGCCCTCGGCATTGGCGCCTTCGCGTTCGACCTGTTCGCCGCGCGCAAGGCGCTGCACGGACGCCTGATCCTGCGCAGCGTCATCACCAATATCGTGCTGCCGGCCATCGTGCTGGCGCTGACCGTCTACTACGCCGCTCAGAAGCCGCCGGTTGCGGTCTGCATCGCGCTGTCACTGGTGATCGTGGCGATGATCGGCCTGTTTCTCTACCGCATCGCATTCCAGCCGCTGGCGCACACCTCCGTGCTGGTGCTGTTGATCGCCTCGGTGGGCGTCCACCTCGCCCTTCAGGGTTTGGGCCTTTTGTTCTTCGGCGCCGAAGGCCAGCGCGGACCTGCCGTGCTGTCCGGCTCTTTCACCACCGGTGCGCTGCGCTTCACCGGCCAGAGCATCACGGTCTATGGCATTACCATCGCTTTCATCGTCGGGCTGTGGCTGTTTTTCGGGCTGACGCTCTACGGCAAGGCACTGCGCGCGACCGCCGTGAACCGGCTCGGTGCCCGGCTCGTCGGCATCCGCACCACGCTATCCGGGCAGATCGCCTTCCTGCTGGCGTCCGTCATCGGCGCACTGTCGGGCATCATGATCGTGCCGATCACGACGCTGTATTACGACTCGGGCTTCCTGATCGGCCTGAAGGGCTTTGTCGCCGCGATCATCGGCGGGCTTGTCAGCTACCCCCTCACCGCCGTCGCGGCGCTGGTCGTCGGCATCGTCGAGGCGTTCTCGTCCTTCTATGCCTCCAACTACAAGGAGGTGATCGTTTTCATGCTCTTGATTCCCGTGCTGCTGCTGCGCTCGCTCGCCGCGCCTGCGGTCGAGGAAGAGAAGGACTGA
- a CDS encoding ABC transporter ATP-binding protein — protein MSALLSVANAHVAYGKVEAVRSVSLEVGQNQIVTIVGANGAGKTTLLSAIIGILPLKGRVSFAGQDLSRLDIEDRVAMGLGLVPEHRELFVTMNVEDNLELGAFRIERSKAKASMERVYTLFPRLKERRKQLAGTLSGGEQQMLAMGRALMGEPKLLMLDEPSLGLAPIIVADIFRIVTELRAAGVSVLLVEQNAQAALKIADQAYVMELGEFVLSGKASDIAANERVAASYLGFQHEGASVL, from the coding sequence ATGAGCGCGCTGTTGTCCGTCGCCAACGCCCATGTCGCATATGGCAAGGTCGAGGCCGTGCGCTCGGTCTCGCTCGAAGTCGGCCAGAACCAGATCGTCACCATCGTCGGCGCCAACGGCGCCGGCAAGACCACGCTGCTCTCCGCCATCATCGGCATCTTGCCGCTGAAAGGGCGTGTTTCATTCGCAGGTCAGGACCTGTCGCGGCTCGACATCGAGGACCGCGTCGCCATGGGGCTTGGCCTCGTTCCCGAGCACCGCGAATTGTTCGTGACCATGAATGTCGAGGACAATCTCGAGTTAGGGGCCTTCCGCATCGAGAGAAGCAAGGCGAAAGCCTCGATGGAGCGGGTCTACACGCTGTTTCCGCGGCTCAAGGAGCGGCGCAAGCAGCTCGCCGGCACGCTCTCCGGCGGCGAGCAGCAGATGCTTGCAATGGGCCGCGCACTGATGGGCGAGCCCAAGCTCCTGATGCTGGACGAGCCGAGCCTCGGCCTCGCCCCGATCATCGTCGCCGACATTTTCCGCATCGTCACCGAACTGCGCGCCGCCGGCGTCTCCGTGCTGCTGGTCGAGCAGAACGCGCAGGCGGCATTGAAGATCGCGGATCAGGCCTATGTCATGGAGCTCGGCGAGTTCGTGCTCAGCGGCAAGGCCAGCGACATCGCGGCGAACGAGCGCGTGGCGGCGAGCTATCTCGGCTTCCAGCACGAAGGCGCGAGTGTGTTGTAG
- a CDS encoding PaaI family thioesterase: MTSTDIPAGFEPHFRKAPLTDPWEPLYSRKTDNGVTVGLRLAKPHTNARGLIHGGLIAALADAAMGYSCAQATGWTTSLVTISLSVDYVGAGEIGQWLAVEGEAIKTGSTICFAQCLAKADGAVIARASGTFRVVPKKG, from the coding sequence ATGACCAGCACCGACATTCCCGCCGGCTTCGAGCCGCACTTTCGCAAAGCCCCGCTCACCGATCCCTGGGAGCCGCTTTACTCCAGGAAGACCGACAACGGCGTCACCGTGGGATTGCGGCTGGCGAAACCGCACACCAACGCGCGCGGGCTGATCCATGGCGGCCTGATCGCGGCGCTGGCCGATGCCGCCATGGGCTACAGCTGCGCGCAGGCGACGGGCTGGACGACCTCGTTGGTCACGATCTCGCTGTCGGTCGACTATGTCGGCGCCGGCGAGATCGGCCAATGGCTCGCGGTCGAGGGTGAGGCGATCAAGACCGGCAGCACGATCTGTTTCGCGCAGTGCCTCGCGAAGGCCGACGGCGCCGTGATCGCCCGCGCCAGCGGCACCTTTCGCGTCGTGCCGAAGAAGGGGTGA
- the pobA gene encoding 4-hydroxybenzoate 3-monooxygenase: MRTKVAIIGAGPAGLLLGQLLHHYGIDNVILERQSQDYVLGRIRAGLLEEGTVALLDQIGAGARAHAEGLVHEGIELTFSGRRHRIDMKAATGKTVMIYGQTEVTLDLMNARTAAGLTSVYEAKDVQPQDFDGGHPRVTYVKDGVTHTIDCDFIAGCDGFHGVSRASVPASAIEEFERIYPFGWLGILSETPPVSHELIYSNHARGFALCTMRSTRRSRYYVQCALDDHVDQWPDDRFWDELKRRLDQDAADTLVTGPSIEKSIAPLRSFVAEPMRFGRMFLCGDAAHIVPPTGAKGLNLAASDAHYLSSAFREFYDEKSSAGIDAYSAKALARVWKAVRFSWWMTSMLHKFPDTGTIGARIQLAELDYVTQSQAAMTSLSENYVGLPF, translated from the coding sequence TTGCGGACAAAAGTCGCAATCATCGGGGCAGGGCCGGCAGGATTGTTGCTTGGGCAACTGCTGCATCATTATGGCATCGACAATGTCATTCTGGAGCGGCAGAGCCAGGACTATGTGCTCGGCCGCATCCGTGCCGGACTGCTGGAGGAGGGAACAGTTGCGCTGCTCGACCAGATCGGCGCCGGCGCACGGGCGCATGCCGAAGGGCTGGTGCATGAAGGGATCGAACTCACCTTCTCGGGGCGCCGCCACCGCATCGACATGAAGGCTGCGACCGGCAAGACGGTCATGATTTACGGCCAGACCGAGGTCACGCTCGATCTGATGAATGCGCGCACGGCCGCCGGCCTCACCTCGGTCTACGAGGCCAAGGACGTGCAGCCGCAGGATTTCGACGGCGGTCACCCGCGCGTAACCTACGTGAAAGATGGCGTCACCCACACCATCGATTGCGATTTCATCGCCGGTTGCGACGGGTTTCACGGCGTCAGCCGCGCCAGCGTTCCGGCTTCGGCCATCGAGGAGTTCGAGCGCATCTATCCGTTCGGCTGGCTCGGCATCCTCTCCGAGACGCCGCCGGTCAGCCACGAGCTGATCTATTCCAACCACGCCCGTGGCTTTGCGCTCTGCACCATGCGTTCGACCAGGCGCAGCCGTTACTATGTGCAGTGCGCGCTCGACGACCACGTCGACCAATGGCCGGACGACCGTTTCTGGGACGAGCTCAAGCGCCGGCTCGACCAGGACGCCGCCGACACCCTGGTCACGGGCCCCTCGATCGAGAAGAGCATTGCGCCGCTGCGCAGCTTCGTCGCCGAGCCGATGCGCTTCGGCAGGATGTTCCTGTGCGGTGACGCCGCCCATATCGTGCCGCCGACCGGCGCCAAGGGGCTGAACCTGGCCGCGAGCGACGCGCATTATCTGTCGAGTGCGTTTCGCGAGTTCTACGACGAAAAATCCAGCGCCGGCATTGATGCCTATTCGGCGAAGGCGCTGGCGCGGGTCTGGAAGGCCGTGCGCTTCTCCTGGTGGATGACCTCGATGCTGCACAAATTCCCCGACACCGGCACCATCGGCGCGCGCATCCAGCTCGCCGAACTCGACTATGTCACGCAGTCGCAGGCCGCGATGACCTCGCTGTCGGAGAATTACGTGGGGCTGCCGTTTTAG
- a CDS encoding TRAP transporter substrate-binding protein, with amino-acid sequence MRKACLALLLAASVSPAFAQDKTFDLKISHWVPASHPLQKSLEDWAAAVEKDSGGTIKGKVFPAQQMGKAFDHYDMARDGIADVTYVNPGYQPGRFPIIGAGELPFLISDAKGGSMGLDAWYRKYAEKEMKDVKYCLAFVHSPSSFHSRTKKIVMPEDVKGLKIRPAHATMANFVTSLGGTNVQSSAPEVRDIIERGVADGVTFPWGSLVLFGIDKVTKYDMEAPLYTTTFVFVMNKDKYNAMSDKQKAAIDKNCTVEMAGVVGEHWGKFEDAGIDKVKAESGHEVYKLTPEQTAAWKKAAEPLVKTWSDGAKKTGVDPDAALSELKASLKKYNALAE; translated from the coding sequence ATGAGAAAAGCCTGTCTGGCGTTGCTGCTGGCAGCAAGCGTGAGCCCTGCGTTCGCGCAGGACAAGACCTTCGATTTGAAGATCTCGCACTGGGTGCCGGCCTCGCATCCGCTGCAGAAATCGCTGGAGGACTGGGCTGCCGCGGTCGAGAAGGATTCCGGCGGCACCATCAAGGGCAAGGTGTTTCCGGCCCAGCAGATGGGCAAGGCGTTCGATCATTATGACATGGCGCGCGACGGCATCGCCGACGTCACCTATGTCAATCCCGGCTACCAGCCCGGCCGTTTCCCGATCATCGGCGCCGGCGAATTGCCATTCCTGATCTCGGATGCCAAGGGCGGCTCGATGGGGCTCGACGCCTGGTACCGCAAATACGCCGAGAAGGAGATGAAGGACGTCAAATACTGCCTCGCCTTCGTCCACTCGCCCTCCTCCTTCCATTCCCGCACCAAGAAGATCGTGATGCCGGAGGACGTGAAGGGCCTGAAGATCCGCCCCGCCCACGCCACCATGGCGAACTTCGTCACCTCGCTCGGCGGCACCAATGTGCAATCCTCCGCGCCCGAAGTGCGCGACATCATCGAGCGCGGCGTCGCCGATGGCGTCACCTTCCCCTGGGGCTCGCTGGTGCTGTTCGGCATCGACAAGGTGACCAAATACGACATGGAGGCGCCGCTCTACACCACGACCTTCGTGTTCGTCATGAACAAGGACAAGTACAATGCGATGTCCGACAAGCAGAAGGCCGCGATCGACAAGAATTGCACGGTCGAAATGGCAGGCGTGGTCGGCGAGCACTGGGGCAAGTTCGAGGATGCCGGCATCGACAAGGTCAAGGCGGAGTCCGGTCACGAGGTCTACAAGCTGACGCCCGAGCAGACCGCGGCCTGGAAGAAGGCCGCCGAGCCGCTGGTGAAGACCTGGAGTGACGGCGCGAAGAAGACCGGCGTGGATCCGGACGCGGCGCTTAGCGAGCTGAAGGCCTCGCTGAAGAAGTACAACGCGCTGGCGGAGTGA
- a CDS encoding TRAP transporter small permease, producing MKRAWMDRVIDSIEWIAAGFVGIVALDIFLSVLLRNTLNYAIPDSFDIGRMLLGILIFWGIAATSYRGTHITVDLVWGNVGPRYQRWIDVFATLVLLFVVTVQTWTLFDKVRGTYNDNVQTFDMHMPTWPFFAIAWIGDVSAVLLIAIRTYRLIFHPEEMHDPKLKATE from the coding sequence ATGAAGCGCGCCTGGATGGATCGCGTGATCGATTCGATCGAGTGGATCGCAGCCGGCTTCGTCGGCATCGTCGCGCTCGACATCTTCCTCTCGGTGTTGCTGCGCAACACGCTGAACTATGCGATCCCCGATAGTTTCGACATCGGCCGCATGCTGCTCGGCATCCTCATCTTCTGGGGCATCGCCGCGACCTCCTATCGCGGCACCCACATCACTGTCGACCTCGTCTGGGGCAATGTCGGGCCGCGCTACCAGCGCTGGATCGACGTGTTCGCGACCCTGGTGCTGCTGTTCGTCGTGACGGTGCAGACCTGGACGCTGTTCGACAAGGTCCGCGGCACCTACAACGACAACGTCCAAACCTTCGACATGCACATGCCGACCTGGCCGTTCTTCGCGATCGCCTGGATCGGCGACGTCTCCGCCGTGCTGCTGATCGCGATCCGCACCTACCGGTTGATCTTCCATCCCGAAGAGATGCACGACCCCAAGCTGAAGGCGACGGAGTAA
- a CDS encoding TRAP transporter large permease produces MSTDAVAVIGFVSLFALMLLRVPVGMAMGLVGVSGFSYLVGATPALKLVGQTSMRTVTDYTFGVIPMFLLMGSFVSNSGMSRELFRAANGFVGHLRGGLGIATVGACGGFAAICGSSVATAATFSAVAYPEMRRFGYPQSFATGVIAAGGTLGAMLPPSTVLAVYGIITEQDIGKLFIAGIIPGILAMTMYMITIFLIGYFRPDFLPKGKELPWRERFAGLKDIWAPVLLFVFVIGGLYGLPYLPRFTPTEAGGVGAAGAFIIGVATGRLDREKILASLLQATRTAAAVFTVLIGALIFGYFLTVTQTPQKVTEFLTGLGLGPYGVLALIMVMYLVLGCLMDAMAMIILTVPIIFPVIMHLGFDPIWFGVIIVMTVELGLIHPPVGMNVFVIKSVVKDVSFSTIFKGVIPFVATDLVRLVILIAFPLLATWLPTRMMAH; encoded by the coding sequence ATGAGCACCGATGCCGTCGCCGTTATCGGCTTCGTTTCCCTGTTCGCGTTGATGCTGCTGCGCGTGCCCGTCGGCATGGCCATGGGCCTCGTCGGCGTCTCCGGCTTCTCCTATCTCGTTGGCGCCACGCCGGCGCTGAAGCTGGTCGGCCAGACCTCGATGCGCACGGTGACCGACTACACCTTCGGCGTCATTCCGATGTTTTTGCTGATGGGCTCCTTCGTCAGCAATTCCGGCATGAGCCGCGAACTGTTCCGCGCCGCCAACGGCTTTGTCGGCCATTTGCGCGGCGGACTCGGCATCGCCACCGTCGGCGCCTGCGGCGGCTTTGCCGCGATCTGCGGCTCCTCGGTCGCGACCGCCGCGACCTTCTCCGCGGTCGCTTACCCCGAGATGCGCCGCTTCGGCTATCCGCAGTCGTTTGCCACCGGCGTGATCGCGGCCGGCGGCACGCTGGGTGCGATGCTGCCGCCCTCCACCGTGCTCGCCGTCTACGGCATCATCACCGAGCAGGACATCGGCAAGCTGTTCATCGCCGGCATCATCCCGGGCATCCTGGCGATGACCATGTACATGATCACGATCTTCCTGATCGGTTATTTCCGGCCCGACTTCCTGCCCAAGGGCAAGGAGCTGCCGTGGCGCGAGCGCTTCGCCGGCCTGAAGGACATCTGGGCGCCGGTGCTGCTGTTCGTGTTCGTGATCGGCGGCCTTTACGGCCTGCCCTATTTGCCGCGCTTCACGCCGACGGAAGCGGGCGGCGTCGGCGCCGCCGGCGCCTTCATCATCGGCGTGGCGACCGGCCGGCTCGACCGCGAGAAGATTCTGGCGTCGCTGCTCCAGGCGACGCGCACGGCCGCCGCCGTGTTCACCGTGCTGATCGGCGCCTTGATCTTCGGCTATTTCCTCACGGTGACGCAGACCCCGCAAAAGGTGACGGAATTCCTCACCGGCCTCGGTCTCGGCCCCTACGGCGTGCTGGCGCTGATCATGGTGATGTATCTCGTGCTCGGCTGCCTGATGGACGCCATGGCGATGATCATCCTCACCGTGCCGATCATCTTCCCCGTGATCATGCATCTCGGTTTCGACCCGATCTGGTTCGGCGTCATCATCGTCATGACGGTCGAGCTCGGCCTGATCCATCCGCCGGTGGGCATGAACGTCTTTGTCATCAAGAGCGTGGTGAAGGACGTTTCCTTCTCCACCATCTTCAAGGGCGTGATTCCGTTCGTGGCGACAGACCTGGTGCGCCTGGTGATCCTGATCGCC